A section of the Mycobacteriales bacterium genome encodes:
- a CDS encoding AMP-binding protein, producing MAPLSYASGTSTTPLLGETIGDNLARIVERSGDRDALVVRHQDVRWTYRELDERVDDVARGLLAAGIEKGDRVGIWAPNCAEWVLVQYATAKIGAILVNINPAYRTHELAYALRQSGIRLLVSATEFKTSDYVAMIESVRADAPALEQTVFLGTGSWDALLTAGQAVPAGAVRQRMATLAFDDPINIQYTSGTTGYPKGATLSHHNILNNGFFTGEMCGYSEADRICIPVPFYHCFGMVLGNLAATTHGACMVVPAPAFEPVATLAAVQEERCTSLYGVPTMFIAELALPDFGSYDLTSLRTGIMAGSPCPVEVMKRAVSDMHMAEVTIAYGMTETSPVSTQTRADDDLERRVSTVGRVHPHVEVKIVDPDSGRPTPIGEPGELCTRGYSVMLGYWDDPERTGEAIDAGRWMHTGDLATIDAEGYVNIVGRIKDMVIRGGENVYPREIEEFLYTHPAIADVQVIGVPDERYGEELCAWVTLKEGQSVTDEEVREHCRGRLAHYKVPRYVLFVDEFPMTVTGKIQKFKMREESVRRLGLEAAAAQRHA from the coding sequence ATGGCCCCTCTGTCCTACGCATCCGGCACGTCCACGACCCCGCTGCTCGGCGAGACGATCGGCGACAACCTCGCGCGCATCGTCGAGCGGTCCGGCGACCGCGACGCCCTCGTCGTACGCCACCAGGACGTGCGGTGGACGTATCGCGAGCTCGACGAGCGCGTCGACGACGTCGCCCGCGGGCTGCTCGCCGCCGGCATCGAGAAGGGGGACCGGGTCGGCATCTGGGCGCCGAACTGCGCGGAGTGGGTCCTGGTGCAGTACGCCACGGCGAAGATCGGCGCGATCCTGGTCAACATCAACCCGGCCTACCGCACGCACGAGCTGGCCTATGCGCTGAGGCAGTCGGGGATCCGGTTGCTGGTCAGCGCCACGGAGTTCAAGACCAGCGACTACGTCGCGATGATCGAGTCGGTGCGGGCGGACGCGCCGGCGCTCGAGCAGACGGTGTTCCTCGGCACCGGGTCGTGGGACGCGCTGCTGACGGCCGGGCAGGCGGTCCCGGCCGGCGCGGTGAGGCAGCGGATGGCGACGCTGGCCTTCGACGACCCGATCAACATCCAGTACACGTCGGGCACCACCGGCTACCCGAAGGGCGCGACGCTGTCGCACCACAACATCCTCAACAACGGCTTCTTCACCGGTGAGATGTGCGGCTACAGCGAGGCCGACCGGATCTGCATCCCGGTGCCCTTCTACCACTGCTTCGGCATGGTGCTGGGCAACCTCGCGGCCACCACCCACGGCGCGTGCATGGTGGTGCCGGCGCCGGCGTTCGAGCCGGTCGCAACGCTGGCCGCGGTGCAGGAGGAGCGCTGCACGTCGCTGTACGGCGTACCGACGATGTTCATCGCCGAGCTGGCGCTGCCGGACTTCGGCTCCTACGACCTCACGTCGCTGCGCACCGGCATCATGGCCGGCTCCCCGTGCCCGGTCGAGGTCATGAAGCGCGCCGTCTCCGACATGCACATGGCGGAGGTCACGATCGCCTACGGCATGACCGAGACCTCGCCGGTGTCGACGCAGACGCGCGCCGACGACGACCTCGAGCGGCGGGTGTCGACCGTCGGGCGGGTGCACCCCCACGTCGAGGTGAAGATCGTCGACCCGGACAGCGGGCGGCCGACGCCGATCGGCGAGCCGGGGGAGCTGTGCACCCGCGGTTACTCGGTGATGCTCGGCTACTGGGACGACCCGGAGCGCACCGGCGAGGCGATCGACGCCGGGCGCTGGATGCACACCGGCGATCTGGCGACGATCGACGCGGAGGGCTACGTCAACATCGTGGGGCGCATCAAGGACATGGTCATCCGGGGCGGCGAGAACGTCTACCCGCGCGAGATCGAGGAGTTCCTCTACACCCACCCGGCGATCGCCGACGTACAGGTGATCGGCGTCCCGGACGAGCGTTACGGCGAGGAGCTGTGCGCCTGGGTGACGCTGAAGGAGGGCCAGTCGGTCACCGACGAGGAGGTGCGGGAGCACTGCCGCGGGCGGCTCGCGCACTACAAGGTGCCGCGCTACGTCCTGTTCGTCGACGAGTTCCCGATGACGGTGACCGGCAAGATCCAGAAGTTCAAGATGCGGGAGGAGTCGGTGCGCCGTCTCGGCCTCGAAGCCGCGGCCGCGCAGCGTCACGCATAG
- a CDS encoding DUF393 domain-containing protein, with protein sequence MAEPTLIFDGDCGFCTTSARAAARLPTRARIAAYQDLDLARFSLSAEECSAAVQYVDASGAVYAGHHAVAALLHDCGGPWRLLAWPLRRQVLDPLWNAVYRWVADHRSSLPGGTPACAVPRRDDAA encoded by the coding sequence GTGGCCGAGCCCACCCTGATCTTCGACGGCGACTGCGGCTTCTGCACGACCTCGGCCCGCGCCGCCGCCCGGCTGCCCACCCGGGCCCGCATCGCGGCCTACCAGGATCTCGACCTCGCGCGGTTCTCGCTGTCGGCGGAGGAGTGTTCGGCCGCGGTGCAGTACGTCGACGCCTCCGGCGCCGTCTACGCGGGTCACCACGCGGTGGCCGCGTTGCTGCACGACTGCGGCGGACCGTGGCGGTTGCTGGCCTGGCCGCTGCGACGCCAGGTGCTCGACCCGCTGTGGAACGCCGTCTACCGATGGGTGGCCGACCACCGCAGCTCGCTGCCCGGGGGCACTCCCGCGTGCGCCGTACCGCGACGCGACGACGCCGCCTGA